The Paralichthys olivaceus isolate ysfri-2021 chromosome 2, ASM2471397v2, whole genome shotgun sequence genomic interval CTGTCtcaataattgttttaatttcatattCTTTTTTAGACACCTCATTGTGCATTGTCTCTCTGATATCAACCATTTAAGAAATGAattgaacttttttttcacattttatatttgctgATGAAAGTGAAGATCTTCAGATCAGGGAAAATAAAGCCAAGAACTAAATGCATATAGTTGGAGAACTGATCCTTAATTATGCACTCTTACATCAGATTTGAATTTCAAGAATGGAATCAAATGATTGCCATGTCCAGCCAGACAGAGCAGCGACCCATCGCAGGCTGTCTGACAGCAGATGGAGGAGCTTTAAGATGGTCTAAATAACCCAGTGACTGTTGTTCCTCCTGTGAGACATGGGTAAGCTGAGAGAGCACTTAAGTGAAGGATATTAATGAACATGGCTGTGATACCGTGGCCTACTTTAAATATGAATCATTGTCACTCAGGTTAGTCTTCATACATTGTATTTGAACTGTATGCATGAACTTCTATTTCTGATTTTGAAAAAGGTTAATGCTGCAGTTTCAGCTTTATCCTTCCCCCTCATGTGACTAAATGTCCCGCTgtgtttacttttctttttcccagaGACGCCACTTACAGTTCATGTCACTGTGTGGAGTAACAGAGAAGCTCCAGGTAAGTAGTATTGTTTGAATGGCACCAAGGCCCTCTGAAGTGCAGTAAACTCCATATTTCACCTGTCGTGACATTAAAAACCACAACAGTGACGGAAAAGaaccttatttttttattttcatggaaaGCACAGAGTAACATAAAAAAATGGTATTATCATCATTAAAACCAATAAACCAGTCATCATTTCTGATTTATCGCGGTttacaaattatatttatagaCAGTTTTATAATCACAACATAGACAGGATTCTGTTAGTCTTACTTTGATATCTAATATGTGCCAATATGACTTTTTAGTCATTTGTTGTCATCCTGTGCACAAAGATTAGTCTCTGCTGTTAGCTCTCTTTGATTAGTTAAGTATTCGCTGGCAAGCAAAgtggattaaaatgaaaaagctttTCACACAGACGCACAGAGAGCTgattagcacacacacacacacacatacacgcacacacacacacacacacatatatacacaaacacacacatatacacacatatacacacacacacacacacacacacacacacactgctgcttgCAGACACTTTTCAGTCTGCATACTTGTGTGCCATGCCTGCGTGCTTGCAGCACATCCTGGCTATGGTGTCTATTGgatattttacatatatattttgacTGACCGACATGGGAAACTGTAACAGCTCCTCAGTGGAAGAACTACAAGCGTGTGAGAGTCATCAGTGGTACAGAAAATTCATGACAGAGTGCCCCTCCGGACTTCTCACCTTCTACGAGTTCAAGAAGTTTTTTGGCCTGAGGAATCTGTCGGATACATCAAACGCCTACATTGAGACCATGTTCACGACGTTCGACATGAATGACGTAAGAAAATgaagttttttatgttttattaatataatataagaaaTATAAGAAATTGCACAAAAACAGGAAAGGAAGCTGGTTTATTTGAAGTActtacataatataatatataataacataatatcAATATGATTATGCCAAATTATATACTTctaataaacataataaaaatagaatagtGAAAAAAAAGCTACATCTACTGtttcaaaaaatataaattataataatcatcaaaacatatgtgtttatttagaaaggaggaataaaagaggaaataaaccaACCTGTTGTTGTTGAAGCAATTAAAGCATTTGTTTGAGAGGTTAATGACAAAGACCAACAAAGTTGCACCTACATGTTGCAGCCCACTGGTCATAAGTgcattttctgtctgttgtaTCAATATATGATTAATTGCATATACTTAAGGTTTCCACCACTTATGTGCTATTTTCTGTCTGTCGTCTAATGGATAAAGTAAACTTATATGAGCAGAATTATATGACCAAAAAACGAAATCATGTTCAGctccatttaaaacaaaaactacacatTCCTGCATCAGTGTTTTACACCAGAGGAAGGTTATTTCTGCTCATAAGCTCCCTCTATTAGTGAGGGAGCTTATCCCACCAACACCACTAACCCAGCTGACCTACAATCATAAACACAGCGGGTGCAGCCTCTTTATGCACACATGGGAACTAGAGGCAGATGGATGGTTGGTTATTGGGACTgattttttctcctctgtcaaaCATATATTCATTTTTTGTAGCTGTGACTGCATCACTTCTTGGGTTTTGTAGATCAGCAAGATTGGCAAAAGAAGCATTCAAATAAATTCTAAAAAAATAGCCTTGTAATGTGTGTGACAGTAATATACTGCTGCATATCTGAGTCTTTTCCCTGTGCAGGATGGATACATCGACTTCATGGAGTATGTGGCCGCTCTGAGTCTGGTGCTGAAGGGAGGAGTGCAGAAGAAGCTCCGCTGGTATTTCAAACTGTATGATATCGATGGGAGTGGCTGCATCGACcgtgaggagctgctgcagatcaTTAAGGTACTGATAATGAGCCTCCATGTCAGGTCAGAGCTCAACCAGGGGCTTAGTGAGAGATTGTAGAAAATCCAACAGGGCTGTCCTGAAACAACCTGCAGAGACCACCCAGCTCTCAGTGAGATGCACAGACACATAGCAGGGGAAATCTCACCTGAGGCTGAGACCAGACTGAGACCTGAGGCACACAGCTGACATTTAGGTGACATCTGCTGGTTGAAGAGTGCAACAATACACCAGTCAGCTTTTaacttctctttctgtgtcatGTTCAGTCCATTCGAGCGATCAATGGAGTCCCTCATGAGATGTCCGCAGAGGACTTTGCCAACATGGTGTTTGACAAGATTGACATCAATGGAGACGGTAAGACCCCCAGACTCCGACAATAGATCACTATCTCATGATTGACTGAGAGTTTGTGATTTGGACAGCAGAAAACTGATCTTCACAGGAGATATTTTTAGACTAAACAAGTTTAAACTGAAGGACTGGTgctgagtgtgtctgtttgtctgctttCCAGGTGAACTGTCCTATGACGAGTTCATGGAGGGAGTACTGAATGACGAAATGCTCCTGAAGACCCTGACGGAGAGTCTGGACCTGACACACATAGTCCACAGGATTCAAGGAGAGATGAGGGCCAACATTTAAGATTTCCAACCGTTTACAGACTTTTACCTGACTGTGCCACAGCAGAATGAGGGAAAATGTGGGTTCAGGAAAATCCATAAATAATCAACGCACGACACCAGCTGAACTGTTCTGCTGTTTCATCAAACAGTCATGGACCAGAACAAGACATTCCATCAACCCAGATATCAAATTACCTCTTCAATGCCTCAACGCAAACTTTAAAATGCAAAGCATATGACCTAATACGCCATGTAATTAAAAACTATCATTAATGTGACAATGATTCACATTAGTAGATATTCACAGCCAAACACCAACACAGGTGCATGAAGTTAAAACATATTCTGCGCATCTTCTGTCAAACCCCAGCTGAAATGATTTCTGTCCAACGTCCATTAAGTGCTTTATATCCATGAACTTGTTGCATGTTGTTTGACGGTAAATACATGATGAACTATCTGTAGCATTCTGAGACGCTTACTCACTTGATTGTAATGTTTTATAGAAAGTAGACTGACCGGATATTATCCTTCTTTTGAACCACTGCAGAGAAGTAGGTACTTTTATAAAGCCTtcactgttttatatttttgaatgaGTCTATTATCAGGTAGTCACTGAGCACTAGAtgtaatttatatttcaaaataaaatacttttgtcAACATAACCTCAGATTTCCTACTTACATCACAAGGTCAATCAAATCAGGAAATAATGTTCTTTTTATAGTTGTTATAGTTGTTCTCTCCAATTCCTCAAACAGTCAgactgggtgtgtgtatgtgtgtgtgtgtgttttactatCATAAATTGTACTTGTAGGATACTCATCTCTAGGGTATATGGCCTTATTGTTGTGCAGTATTGTTTTACTTTGCTTTTGTACAGCACTTTACTGAAGTCTGGCagacatttttctgtattttccgAGGCCTACTGAGGTAGTTTCACATAAAATTATTAAAAGCCTGATTTTAAACAAGGTAGAAAATTTAATGTTTAGTGTTAGTATATAATTAGTATGAAAATGTAGTGTGAAACAAAAATTGAAAAATTGTTTGAGGACTTTGCCAAATAGGACTACTACATGCATCACTAGATCTGTAACTCTTATGAGACAAAGGCTTTACTTGTGATGCTACAGGCAGTTGGCACTCAATTGTCTatggacacacaacaacacacccaCCTCATCCCAAAATGCAGGACattaacatcacaaacacactcgcacacacacgtacacacacacgacaaCAGGCTCATTTAGCATAATACACCGAAACCAGGAAAATGCAGAGGGCCTGGTGCAcagatagatgaatagatggctggatggatggatggatagaaggaCCAATGCATGGATGCTTGGAAgtatgaatggatggatggataggtgGAGACACGCTCTGAAGTGATGTGTAGTTTCAGGGAGTGGCTTGCTGTTGTGGCTTTGAATAGTGACGGGATCATAACAAACTGTTCACAGGTCCTGTGGCTCTAAATGAAAGTTTTGTTTCTGGAAACTTCGCCTGCAGCTGAGGtgagacatgcacacactgagTTAAGCAGTCTAGACGTAGGCCAGTTAAGATAAAAACCTATAGTATTTATCTTTAATCATCTTTCTGTTAAACATAAATAAGACAATATAgctacaaatataaatgtatgataaatgtatgaaaattatTAATTTTATGAACAGAAATATTTAATCTTAACAAAATTTCTATTACACTCCCATTAAAAATATGCACTGTAAAGGCCGACTTATTAATGGTCTAATCACTTAGTTGATGAATCTATTATGAcgaaaataaatgtaaacaaaataCATATTAGTTAGTTTAGTCCTAAATTTCTCTGCATCCaatataattgaaaaaaaaacaactacacaATGCTGTCAACTGTAAATCTAAAAACATGACTACAGTTGTGAACAGAGGCAAAATAAATTAGATACATGAAGTTTCATATCATAGCTATGCAGCCAAAATTatattgatacattttttttacatcagtcgATTTCGATAATTATCATTTCTATTAGGTTTAAAGACTGATTCTTGCTCCAGAGCGAAGTTTGTAGTTATAATCTCTTTGTGATAAACAGCTAAATATCTGAGGTAGATAAATGATGTTTTAACCTTACACAATGCATAAGAAGTGTAAGTGTACGTTGCTACTGATGACAAATATATTGCAATCATTATGTATAGCCTATTGTTCCCCCCCCAGTTCTGTTTCAGCCCATTCACTAAGATCcagataaattaataataacCAAATGTCAGAGATAATTAGTATGAGTATGTATATGATTATTCTATAaagataattatttaaaataaactttatttagaaCTCCTATATACGCCAGGCTCATCATGAAAGATCAAACTATGTGACTTCAGTCTTTAAAAAACGTGTCACGTGTCCACGTGCTTCTGAGGGGTAAGGTGTGTCCCGGCGTGACGTCACGGTCGTACCTGAGTTTCGGTGAGGAGAAGGGGGAAGGACCGAGCCGAGTGGAAAAAACACCAATTGTCGTCGCTCCttcgacacaaacacactcgctCTTGTTTGTTGTTGATCTCCAGTCGGGCCTCGTCGAGGTGATTATCGGTGATCGATGACGGCGAGCAGGACGTAGGACGTGCACGGGTTTTTTTATATTCCAGCTGTGTGCGCGCAGGGCCGAGAGGGACCGAGCTCTCACACTTCCTGGTTCTCCACAGGTATGTGTGTCGTTGGTTAGTTTCATGCTTTGTTTACTGAAGTTTTCGGACCGATCTCGTTGTTATTCTCACATTGAAAACTTCCGGTCTGCATGGAGCTGCACGATCTGTAAAAAAGATGAATCattgcagctttaaaatgtttggTGAATCGGGACCTGCAGGATTTCTGGGTGaactcctctgctgcagtgtttggTAAATGTCCCTGACAGCTGGTGAAAACCTCTCTGGGTTACAGACATGTCGGTGACCCCTCGACGTGTGCGCCTGAAGCCCTGGTTGGTGGCTCAGGTGGACAGCGGCCGATACCCGGGGCTGGTGTGGCTCGACCGTGAGGCCATGCGCTTCAGGATCCCATGGAAACACGCCACACGACACACACCCCAGCATGAGGACGAAGACACCATATTCAAGGTGAAGACGGAATATACGCTATGGAtgtcatggggggggggggggctgggtTTACTCTGAGtcaaaacatgtaaatatgcaCCActggcactgacacacacacacacacacacacacacacacacaggtctcaAGCTTTTAGTCCAAATGGTTAAGAAAGGTTTATGATGGGCCATGCATGTACAatctacatttattatttaatttgattctattgtctttttatattgctattctcttgtctacctcattctgacttgTCTGCTGCTGTTACAAGTGAATTTCTCAGTGTGGATCGTTAACGTTTTATCTTATCGCTGTAGCAAAAAGTCTAGATCTTCAGCAGATGTCTGGATCAGAACCATCCTTTTAAACCTATACATGCAAATTGCACAAGCCACCGATTTGGACCCTCTAAGAGATGGAACAGTATTCTCCTCTCAGATTTCCATGGCTGTGTGCCCAATGAATGTCAAACAAAAGCTCTTTAAGggctacattttctttttaagtcagtttaaattaaaaaagaacttGGCATGTGCATGTGTACGCACCTGGCTGTTTTGGATTCATGTTTATTATGTAGGCATACAGCTGTAAATTTCtagattgtttttaaaaatcaacatccggaaaataaaagataagcTGGTAGCACATGCGCAGGCTAAAATAAGAACGTTAACAACAAAGTAAAACTTGGTTCAATATTTAGAAAAACGATCAGGTTATATATTGGACATGCatagagggagaagaagaatgtTTTGTATCTCCAGGTATAGCTTTAAATAAATTCCAAGTCTATGAACATTAATCATTGCCCATTAACTTCAATGCTACAATTATGCATCACCACAAAAACAATACACCTGTGGATCCTgtttagaaatataaaatcacAGGATTATGAAACCTGCGTTCTGTGTAATGCTCCTCCAGGCGTGGGCCGTGGAGACAGGGAAGTTCCAGGAGGGAGTTGACGAACCTGATCCTGCGAAGTGGAAAGCTCAGCTGCGGTGTGCGCTGAACAAAAGCCGAGAATTCAACCTCTTCTACGACGGCACCAAAGAGGTCCCCATGAATCCCTTGAAGATATATGACGTCTGCGACATCCCACAGCCGCTCAGTAACCAAGGTACATGAGAGTGGATGGAATATGGGTGAATTTCTTCATGCTCAATGATTCattacacattttgttttattttatattcacttcACGTGATTTTTACTCAACAGGCTCCTCAGACGCTGGTTCCTGGACTCCACATGAGGACGATGGTGGTGAGGAAGATGTTCCGGATACCCCGGAATCTCTCCCTCCATACCCATCCAATGGTGACTGAATTATTCTCATACCTTTTTGCCATTAAATAAGTGATACAGTGTAATTGCATTAAACAAACAATGAATTATATTTCCTTTTGTAGGCCCCAGTCCGTCTCCTCTCATCATGTGGTCTCCTATGGGCTCAGACTCGTCCATGCAGCCTCCAAGTTGTCCCCCTTCAAACGAAGTGTGGCCCAAAGAGGAGCCTGTGAAGATCTGGCCTAAAGAGGAGCCTGTGGATGTGGAGATGCACCCCACACCCCTGGCAGACATGTCACCCGCTCCTCTGCCGGATCCCATCCTGCAGCCCTCTCCTCTAACTGAGGCCTTGTTTGCCTCCCCAGAAACATGGATTAGTTCCCTCCCAAGTAAGTATGGATTTAGATAATACAGAAATCCATTGATCtcagtcaaatacatttttatttgtatagtccatATTCCTAAATCACAGTTTGCTTCATAGGGCTTAAAAACCTGTGCagggtgcaacatcctctgtagGGTGAGGAAGAACTACAATAACCTTTTTAA includes:
- the guca1ab.2 gene encoding guanylyl cyclase-activating protein 1, whose product is MGNCNSSSVEELQACESHQWYRKFMTECPSGLLTFYEFKKFFGLRNLSDTSNAYIETMFTTFDMNDDGYIDFMEYVAALSLVLKGGVQKKLRWYFKLYDIDGSGCIDREELLQIIKSIRAINGVPHEMSAEDFANMVFDKIDINGDGELSYDEFMEGVLNDEMLLKTLTESLDLTHIVHRIQGEMRANI